GCTTGGTGGGAGGGTTCAGCACATGATGCACTTGTTTTTCGTGATGCTTTATAAAGAGAGGATGGTCTTATTGTGCCTGAAGGTATGTCACTatttgacaaaattataattattatattgtcAGAATAACTAATACAATTATCCGTGTAGGCAAGTATTACCTTGTAGATGCGGGATATTCCACAAGAGCGGGTTTTATATCACCATTTCGTGGTGTTCGCTATCATCTTAAGGAATTTAGTTCCCACACACCATCAAATAACAAggaactatttaattatagacATTCTTCATTGTGCACTACCGTGGAACGAGCGTTTGGAGCTTTGAAGAATCGCTTCAAAATTCTCACATCTAGACCATTCTTTCCATATCGAACACAAGTGGATATCGTGGTTGCATGTTGCATTTTacacaattatattttacaaGGAGGTAATGATATTTATGTACCCGATGATGAAGAATGAGAACCTAATGTGCAAGAAGTTAGAACTCAATCCTAAGCACGTGAGGAAGCAAGAGAATGATTAGCAATACGTGATGCAATCATGGAGGCCATGTGGAACAATAGATAGTGTTTTCGTTTGTTGcggttttgttgtttaattatatacctTCGTTGTGGTTTTGTTGTGgaattatatttaatgttattgttttgtgttgttgCATTTTGTGTTCCATCTTTTGATAACTAGGTTTAATGTGACACTATATAACTTCATTGTTGTTTTCAATTTAATGGATGAAAGATGAAGTATAACACAAAGTTTCAAGTGcatttaaacataaattttataaatagcTCTATTTTACCAAAtgtttctctaaattttttttttctattaatagAAATCTTTAACAAATTTCTTGCTACAATATGGGACAAATTTACCACATATTATGTATGCtttgtaaaaaattaaggatgagattgaatttaattcacaaacaaataaaaacaaataacttaatatacatatttttagaaaaaaataaaaatagaaataatctaaaacaactttaatatcataaattttgTATAGTAATTTCTCTAAACATttgatgaattattaatttatatttttattggagTCCaaagagttttaaaaatattacattttatgtatttaaaaaattattaatttaatatattttaaaaattattaatttaacatattatcccaaattaaaagcaaaaaaattaccTAATTGAAAACTAACCAAACAATCCCTCAatgtatttttagaattttttggttttataaaaaaaatttatattccttacatttttattaaacaaatattttattaaaaaaataactacatTATAATTATATCCTTAATAAAggtataaattaaaaaaaaaatttattaaaattttcatcaaatctcAGCCATTCatctaaaccctaaaaactcCCATCAACCCATTGAGTTTCTACCAATCCTTGTTTGCGCTTCCGGCGAGTCTCGCCGTCGCCCGCCTTCGTCGTTGCGGTCTTCTGTCGCCGGAGCTCCGTCTTTCGTCTCCAGAGAAGCACGCAAGGTACGCGGTTttgatcttgattttttttttttggctgtgATTTTGATATGGTTTTGTTCTTAGGATTGAAACATTGATTGTGATGTGTtgttaatgagaaaaaaaaaaaaatctgaaattaaaCATCTCTATTACCATATGGTTTGATTTGAGACACTGTTAGCTGAGATTGAGTTTTAGGTTTGAGTTGTAGAACAATCTGTTTTTGATATAGTTGATGATCATagtatcatgattttttttttttttttcttaacagCTAATAATGCTGAAAATCAAGACTCCAAAGACGCAACGAGCTGCACGGGCACTTGAGAAGCGTGCTTCAAAACTTGTAAGATCTCTCAATTGTTTCCTGCTGCTTGTAATTGCCTTTCAAAATCACCGCTatgttccatttttttattcttttgggCTTGTTTGGATCAGCTATAAGCGGATccaaaagcacttattttataagttaagtgcttatgatGATTTATTGGTGTTTGGATCAGTTTTTTTGGATAAGCTGAAGCTGTAAAATAAGCCcaaaaataacttattttataagcTACAAAAGAccagttttttttataagcacTAAACTTACTCAAAAGTACTTTTCccaaaagtgcttctacaaaagccaaaaaaaacatttttattataagcTCATCCAAACAAATTTGATCTTGGTACTTTTTATATAGGTTGAGAATGGTAAGAAGACACTCATCCTTCATGGCACCAAGACCAGCGGTGTGTTGAATGAGGTGCTCACGCAAATTTATCACTTAAAAAGAGGTAATGCTGTGAAGTACACTAAGAAAAATAAGGAAATCAGACCTTTTGAGAGTGGTGGGGAGACATCATTAGAGTTTTACTCTCTTAAGAGTGACTGCAGCCTCTTTGTGGTGAGCATACTGCAAACActgaaacttgaaactttttCACAATGGTTTTGGGTCAATTCTATGATGTTGTTAGTTTTTGTTCACCTTTAAAATATAGGTTTTACTTGTGAACATCCTTGTCATGTCCCTTCTCTCTCCATCTAGATTAGAAACTTTGATAAGGATGTGATTTTCAATCGGTTTTTCTTTTACAGAAGTATCAAAGTTTGCACTTTCACCTAACCAacttcccccttttttttttcccttgctGTTTTGTCATTGGGGACCCTAGGGTGGTGAAAGATGATACTTAGTCATGGTCAGTGaaactaaatttttaattttaggatCAATGAGACAGGCAGgttaagaaaattttgaatgaaCATACTTTTCTCTAGCAAAATGGCTTCCTTGGTAATTCTATTTTTGCATTAGTTTCATCCCTTTGCTCTTCTAGTGATATGACCTGATTCTATCATCAGCAATTATCCTGTTGCTACTTCCTAAAAGGAAAGTTCCCTGATGctgtaaaattactttttcaCTTGTGTACTTGTGTAATTTTCTCTACATGATTGATTTTGATGTCACCCATTAGCATTGTATTTACCATTGGTTGGAACTGGGTTCTGAAGTATAGTAGAAGAATAGCATTGCTTACACCACATGTTTACTTGctatatcaattatataaatatgactcaTGTAACTGTGCAGTTTGGTTCTCACTCGAAGAAAAGACCGAACAATCTAGTGCTTGGGCGGTTGTATGATCATCATGTGTATGATCTCGTTGAAGTTGGTGTGGAGAATTTGAAACCAATGGAGTCGTTTGTGTATGATAAGAAGCTGGCTCCAAAAATTGGTTCGAAAccattctttgcttttatagGGGAAGGCTTTGAGGGTGTCGAGGAGTTGAAGCACTTGAAGGAGGTCCTTCTTGATTTATTCAGAGGAGAGGTATACTGCTTTCTTGCATGTTCATAGACTTCATTTTGTTACAGAATTGGAAATTTATGGGTTCTTCTTCGTGCAGGTCGTGGAAAATTTGAATCTTGCTGGGGTGGATCGCGTATATGTATGCACAGCCATCTCTCCAACTACAGTATTCTTCACCCACTGTGCTCTTCGGCTTAAAAGGTCAGGCACGACTATACCCAGAATGGAATTGGTTGAGATTGGACCCTCCATGGACTTTGTTGTTCGGCGCCATTGTCTTCCTAATGATAGTTTGAAGAAAGAAGCAATGAAAACAGCCTCTCAACAATCTAAGAAGGTAAATGTGATTGTTTCCTTAGcctatatatattgtaatttgtATGTCTGTTAATACAAATTGATTGGTTATGCAAAAATAAGAACCGGCTCCAAGATACTCTAAACACGATTTCTAACATCATTCCTTATGCAGCAGGTAAAAAATGTGAGCCGTGATGTAGTGCAGGGTAAAATAGGGAAGATCTACATGCCCGATCAACAGGTAACGATTTATTTTATTGTCAGACTGCTGTATTATGATCAAGTCCACTTCTCTTGTTGGAATCTGTTAATTTGTTTGCTTATGCAATCAGGTTGGAGGTATGGCTCTGTCAAATGATATCAAAGGACTGAAGAGACAGCGCCAGGAGGCTAAGATGAAGAACTCCGCTAAAGAAGATCAAGCAAAGAAAAGGATGACAGATTCTTAAGTGATTCACAACATATTCCCATGCGGCGTTCATAGCATGCTGAAATTATAATGACTACACAGCTGGTAATGTTTCTCACTCACACAATGTCACTAGGGTGGATGTTTTGGCATCAGTTTTTGTGTGCTATTTGGGGGGAAATTCACAtctaatattaattttgtattcttcaattttgtttattgtaCTGTTATGTTTTTTCCCCCTTATTTTCCAAATAGTTCTTGTTGACTTGGTATTAGAATTATATGAGAAATGTATGCATGTAATGCAGTGGCTTTTATAATGAAACTATTGCTAGGGCATTGATAAAT
The DNA window shown above is from Dioscorea cayenensis subsp. rotundata cultivar TDr96_F1 chromosome 12, TDr96_F1_v2_PseudoChromosome.rev07_lg8_w22 25.fasta, whole genome shotgun sequence and carries:
- the LOC120273059 gene encoding ribosome production factor 2 homolog isoform X1; the encoded protein is MLKIKTPKTQRAARALEKRASKLVENGKKTLILHGTKTSGVLNEVLTQIYHLKRGNAVKYTKKNKEIRPFESGGETSLEFYSLKSDCSLFVFGSHSKKRPNNLVLGRLYDHHVYDLVEVGVENLKPMESFVYDKKLAPKIGSKPFFAFIGEGFEGVEELKHLKEVLLDLFRGEVVENLNLAGVDRVYVCTAISPTTVFFTHCALRLKRSGTTIPRMELVEIGPSMDFVVRRHCLPNDSLKKEAMKTASQQSKKQVKNVSRDVVQGKIGKIYMPDQQVGGMALSNDIKGLKRQRQEAKMKNSAKEDQAKKRMTDS
- the LOC120273059 gene encoding ribosome production factor 2 homolog isoform X2, which encodes MLKIKTPKTQRAARALEKRASKLVENGKKTLILHGTKTSGVLNEVLTQIYHLKRGNAVKYTKKNKEIRPFESGGETSLEFYSLKSDCSLFVFGSHSKKRPNNLVLGRLYDHHVYDLVEVGVENLKPMESFVYDKKLAPKIGSKPFFAFIGEGFEGVEELKHLKEVLLDLFRGEVVENLNLAGVDRVYVCTAISPTTVFFTHCALRLKRSGTTIPRMELVEIGPSMDFVVRRHCLPNDSLKKEAMKTASQQSKKVKNVSRDVVQGKIGKIYMPDQQVGGMALSNDIKGLKRQRQEAKMKNSAKEDQAKKRMTDS